The genomic interval TGTTCCTGCACTTAATTTGTTGTCATTACGGTACATAATGAATCTCTGGAAAATTTTGCCATACATtcatgagaaaatgagagtgaaaaaggtaAATAACTTTATCTTACAGACCCTGTGAAAGGTTGACCTAGAAAGATAAAAGAACTCACTCTTTAGTAAAGTGGTATAATGCAACATTATTGAACAAAACTCACTATTTCATTTTGAGCAAATTAGACCatagatatattaaaatgtagTTGATAATATTTACTTCTTTGTAAAAAAGATGTTTAGAAATTAGCAGGatgacacactttaaaaaataaagtcgaTCAAAGTTTATCAGAATACAGTTCTTATTAAGAAAACTGAGGAGGCTCTGAAAAGATCCTTTGGTCTGCGATGCTCAGGTGGTCCGGAGGCAGCTCATTTGCCGGTTATGTACCGAATGACTGCCTTGGTGGCGCTGGATATGGCGTGCTTGCCCCTCTTCCCAGGCAGCAGCAGGCGCACGGAGGTCTGCATGTCTCTGGAGGTGAGGGTGGAGCGCTTGCTGGAGCGGACCAGGCGCGCCGCCTCGTCGGCGATTCGCTCAAAGATGTCCTTCACGAACGAATCCATGACGTTCACGGCCTCCTGCGAGAGGCTCAGGCCCTCCTGGACCCGCTGCAGCACCCTTCCGAAATAGGTGGCAAAGCTGTCGAAGCCGTCAgagaggcggcggcggctgcagcggcggcggcggctgcagcgGCGACGGCGgctgcagcggcggcggcggctgcagcggcggcggcggctgcagcgGCGCTTCGGGTTCTTCGGCTCGGCTTCCTTGGTGCCCGGGCTTTCTTCAGACGTCTCAGACGAAGGCTCAAGCATGTCGGAATCGTCTTCCCCGCAGCTCAGAGGGAAGGACAGTGCGGCCGTCGAGGTCCCTTGGCCCGGTGTATACTCCCTGCCTTCTATGACCTCACGGGCAATGCTCACATCTGATTGGATAAAATGCAAAGCAGGGAGGTCTGTCACTAAGGAACCCCATGTCACCTGTGATTGGATGGCCCCCTGCTTGGCCTCCAGTCAGCCAATCACAGTGGAAATCTGGTGACTTTAAACTTTCCGTGACCTCTACCAGAAAATCTTTGAACTATGCCCCATGTAGGCAAAGTTCACCTCAGCTGATTTATGCCTACTATTTATGCATGAGAACTCTGAAAAGATGTCACCCAAGTCACCTACACTGAAGAAAAATCAGTTTGAGCTTCCTGAGCGAGTCTGACCTCCCTAACTCAAGTCGTTGCCGCCATCAGAATGACTTTAGCCACTTGGCGGGCCATTTCACTCCCACATAGTATCTTGTCTTTCCATGGCTGAGCCTCCGTGGCTTGAGCCGGAAGTCTCTGACATGGTCTGCAGAGTGCTCCTCGAAATCATGGGACATAATTGACCATCTACTGCCTCCAATTATGATCAAAACCCCCAGTGAATGAGAAAAAATTGAAATCTCAAAGCCACATTGTCCAAAGTTGGAACACAAACAGAAATgggaatactttaaaaattagtaaaaatacttaaacatttctcaaatataaaattttcttaacattCCTTAGGTCCTCAAAATACCCCACATGCTTGAATTTGTGAACAAACGTAAGAGTTGTTGATTGAAAACAATGATTAATTCTCTAAGAAAACACCataggaagaatggaaggaataaatgggaagttctttaaaataaaagcgTATTTCTTGCAAGAATACATGACAATACAGACAAAGGCATTTCTTTAATGTGTTTCCTTACCAATAAATTGCAGAATTGGAATCAAAAAATGACTTAAGAAGAAttgaaaaaagggggggggggttcaTCAATGTGGTTTCATCTGAAATGGTCAAGATTCCAAAGCTGTGTCCATTTGCACTTTTAAAGAACTGCTATTTCTACTGCTCATGAACTGTTTCCAATTATGAAAGCGGAAAGCTAATCTTTATTACCAGAAAATGTAATATGGTGATAAAACCAGTGAAGGAAGCTTGCCGTTCCTTATTTCTAAAGAATCCCATTTaccaatgaaaatacaaaaatcccacttgatgtgTTAGTAGTCAAATCCTTCCCTTACTTGTATACAAGGGACAAGAGACACATACAGTACAATCTCTGAATTCAAATCATTAACTTACAGTGATTAAAAACAAGCTAGCAAGCAAACAACAGGGAAGGAACCCCTCCAGTTTCCTCCACAATCTCCAAGTCTGAACCTCCCAAgaatgcttttatttgtttttccctggcCACTTTCCCACACTGGGCCAAAGGCTGTGGCTCACAAGCTTCCAGTCCATCACTGGCCGAACCAGTGAACAGGACGTGAGCTGCTCTCGTTGGACACTCTTATCATCCAAGTGTTGCATAACTGCAGTATTTAGCTATGTCTTGTTTACTTGATTCTTCAAAGGAACTGTAATCATTATTGCAACTTTTGTGTACAgtcattgttttacatttaccTCCACTTGCTAATTTATTCTATTAACATTCCTACCTGCATCTCAGATCATCTGCTGtgatctttttccatcttcctaaATTACATTCtttagaagttcctttaacatggTGTCAGTTGATGTAAACACgataagatttcatttttctcaaaagtCTTTCTCAGTTAAGCTCTAGAAGGAAGCCAGCACTGAGATGGGGTTAATTATGTGGGAATGTTAATCAGGATTACCATCTGAGGATGGGATGAGACATATATTTATACCCTCCCCTTCTTCAGACATTGGATGTGACCGTCTCAGGAAGTCCCTAACTTTGGGCAAATTAGCTCTCTGAAGCTGAGGAAATATCTGAAAGGGTCAATGGCTGAGGATTAGCACCTGACTGTACTCTCAGCAGCCGGTGGAGCAAGCCTACATTTGAGTGTGGTTTGGGGAGGTCCATCTTCATGTGTAGCATAGCTTCACTATTAAATGATACCTTGGCTAGATATGCAACTCCAGGATGACAGTTACTTTCTCTCAGCACTTGCTTTTGGCTTCAATTGATTAAGACAAAGAGGTCTGCAGTCACACTATTTGGTATTCCTTTTTTGGGCACTGCGTCTTTTTGTCTGCTATTTTGATCTCTAGGGTTACCTTGAAGGTTTACTATGATTTGTCAGGTCTGCTTCCTGCATGGAGGAACTTATGGCTTCCCCTAACTCTGGGAATTACCAGCCATTTTCCTTTGAATAGTATTTTTCCAATATTCACCCAGTTTTATGCTTCTGGAATGCCTATGTGATACTTATCACCTACTTACTCCATTCCTTGAGTCTCTTTGCCTcacctttatccttttttttcttttactttctgtgaagtattctatattatttctattattttatctgtCTTCTAGTTCACCAATCCTCTGTCCAGCTATATCTCATTGGTTATGTaaaatttctttaatcttttgtTCATATAATGAATGTTTGCATTTTCACAAAGAATACATTACAAACTTGGAAGGAATAGAATCAGATTCATCTGAATGACTTAGAGTAGCATCTCCAGATATTAGGGAACGGGGAATAGGtttttttcttgaactttttgattttgatatttctgtaccATGTTTGgcttttctcttatgttttcaaTGAATTCTGTAACAAAGATAATGTTGAATAAGTTTGATTGGGATATGTTTGCTATATTAATACTATTTTCCAGGGTtgcttataatttctttttttttttttttttttttttcacacacacacactgtattttatttttacaaaagataaatagactgacaccaagcattgtacatggatgaccacaacaaaagcaacaatgattgcaattaccaaacatgaaacacactcatactatgtcataatattgacattcagtccagtaatcctccactgtaacagctcctttactttgcagtgaaaattgatttgtatattctttgcctctgagtccttgtgggatttttttttttttaaattcagacagaaagtcacaaaaattattctcatcctcatcagttcactcagtcccatgtaattcatttttttattcatcttgatcttttgttagcacttttatgagttcatcagtttttcattagagttctgaaaatgcttattcattcagttcagcagtacagtcagttaccagaaacctgtacttgtcagagtcttttccatgaatttcttgaagatgaaacccttttataggaacatatttgcaaaatcatcagagtacacccagaactgtctgtaaatgagaaaagacttaaaaatgaccacggttaaagatttgatgaaagttcataataatgcagttgacaagaaaattagttatttctgagatatacattttaaagtaataactaggattattacttataacattataccagaacatataagatttttagaaatttcatgtaatgtctgaaacatttatattaacatatttccatacatatttccatacaaatacaaatataagatttttagaaatttcatgtaatgtctgaaacatttatattaacgtatttccatacatatttccatacaaatacaaatataagatttttagaaatttcatgtaatgtctgaaacatttatattaacatatttccatacaaataacccaatgaaagtttagtattagttgttttgtttgtttttttatactgcaggttcttattaggcatcaattttatacacatcagtgtatacatgtcaatcctaatcgcccaattcagcacaccaccatccccacctcaccgcagttttccccccttggtgtccatatgtccattctttacatctgtgtctcaacttctgccctgcaaactggctcatctgtaccatttttttaggttccacatacatgcattaatatacgatatttgtttctctctttctgacttacctcactgtgtatgacagtctctagatccatccacgtctcaacaaatgactcaatttcgttcctttttatggctgagtaatattccattgtatatatgtaccacaacttctttatccattcgtctgttgatgggcatttaggttgcttccatgacctggctattgtaaatagtgctgcaatgaacattcgggtgcatgtgtctttttgaattacggttttctctgggtatatgcccagtagtgggattgctgggtcatatggtaattctatttttagttttttaaggaacctccatattgttctccatagtggctgaatcaatttacattcccaccaacagtgcaagagggttcccttttctccacaccctctccagcatttgttgtttgtagattttctgatgatgcccattcaatAATTTCTTATTGAAGTAGTAAACCTGTTTCCCTCAATTagtcttttttattgagatataatggacataAAACATTAGTTTCATAATGAttcgatatatgtatatattatgaaatgatcaccccaataattctagttaacagccaccaccacacacagttacaaattttttttcttgtgataagaacttttaaggtctactttcttagcaacattcaaatatacaatacagtattcaactatagccaccatgctgtatattacatgtCTGcgaattatttaattaaaactggaagtttggacCTTACTTCAATCTTTACTGTTAACCATACCATTAGATCATAATTGCCCCTTTTCTTCAATCACTTTCTGAAGTGAATGATCAGATGtactcattttatcttccagtctTCAACATCAAAAcccatttttcctctctctatccTAGATTTCATATCTGTCATTCACCTTTGCACTCCCAGTCTTCACTGTCtatatggtatattttaaatggcatttcaCTAATCCTTCTattctatttctgaaattttaggtGCAAAACACCCAAAGAGCTATAAAAATGTCCCAAcagattcattttcttaaaataacttcTCACATAATACAATATGTATGAGACTAGTATGCAAGATCAAGATTGGCAAAGCATTTGTATGTCATATGGACAAACACTAGGATTTTGAAGCAGCGGTAGTGAGCATGatggaaataaaatgacttaCGCTGTGCATTCCAACTGGTTTACAGTTCTATCTTTGAAATGAGCACGGTTTCAAAAGAGGCTTTGGCTCCCAAAGTTTTGTCCCCTATGTGTATGACGATCTCAAGGCACTATTCAGAGGGATTTACTTGTAGTTGATCTCCTGACAATTTTCCTGATCACCTTGGAAAGAAAATTCTTCTTTTCTCAAGTTCTTTAGTGAGATTTTTCTAATATTCCCGAATAATTTTAACTAATGACCCTCATGAAGGGGGTCCAATTATCCTAAATCCTTACTCTAATTTCCCAAGGAGAACTCTGGAAGTATAATGGCTCATCAGAGATCTTCCACAATgggctgaaaaacaaacaaagaaatttgTACCCAGTCCTGGATCAGGCGTTTCCTCCCTTCGTGCTGCACTACTTAGGAAAACAATTTCTAGTTTCTTGCCCTGCCCACAACCTTTCTCTTGAGTTCATACAGTTCTGCTAAAGCTACATAGATTTGTCTCTCCTGGAGGTTCCTGTCCCTCTTCTGATGGGTtcaaggaaagttttttttttttcacacacacacactgtattttatttttacaagagataaatagactgacaccaagcattgtacatggctgaccacaacaaaagcaacaatgattgcaattaccaaacatgaaacacactcatactatgtcataatattgacattcagtccagtaatcctccactgtaacagctgctttactttgcagtgaaaactgatttgtatattctttgcctctgagt from Balaenoptera musculus isolate JJ_BM4_2016_0621 chromosome X, mBalMus1.pri.v3, whole genome shotgun sequence carries:
- the LOC118888382 gene encoding late histone H2B.L4-like, with translation RCSRRRRCSRRRRCSRRRRCSRRRLSDGFDSFATYFGRVLQRVQEGLSLSQEAVNVMDSFVKDIFERIADEAARLVRSSKRSTLTSRDMQTSVRLLLPGKRGKHAISSATKAVIRYITGK